The nucleotide sequence TCTGAAGGACGCTCACTATGCAGGCGCCAAGGAACTTGGCCGTGGGATTGAGTATAAATACCCTCATAATTATGACAGCGGCTGGGTGAAACAGCAGTACCTTCCTAATACGTTAAAAAACAAACGCTATTACGAACCGAAGCAAACAGGGAAATTTGAACAGGCGCTGTCTGGCATCTATGAAAAAATTGAGAGAGGGAAATAATAGACAAAAAATTGAACATGCCCATGGCTATTGCAGATGTTTCTCTGCTTGAAAACTTGTCATATCCCCTCCTTCCTTTCGGTAAAATGATAGGAGTATGATAAAAGGAGAGGTTGTATGGTCAAGTCGTATGCTGAAACGGCTAAGTTTGAACATGAATTTTGGTTGCAAATATTAGGTGATCATGCCCGCTTCATTCACGATTCGCTTGCTCCAACTGAACAACGGGATATCAAACTGGCCCATCACTTCATCCAAGCTTTTGACCAGCTGTTGGAGAGCGTTCGAAGAGGAACAGATGATTTACTGGCGCTCAGCAGGCTGGCTGAGGGAGAAACAAAAAAGCTAAGAGCACTCAAACTCGATCTTATACGCAGACATCTTATAGGAAAAGTGTCCATCCATCTAAGTCCCACTTTTATTAGCCATATGGTGAATGAACTTGACGAATATATACGCCTATTAAATGACTTGAAAATAGGAGAAGTTCCTCCAATTTATCACGCGCTCCATCACCATTTATTGTGGCTGCTAGATGCAGCAGGCCACGCTGGTGCCATATCAGATAACATGGATCAGATTGAAAAGAAAATTAAGCAAAAAAGCGACAGCTTTACAAAGGATTTTGAAGCTTTTTACTTAAAAGCAGTAGAAATGACGGGATTCTTGCGGACCGCCCTTTCTACCTTTCCTGCATTGGATCGTTTTAACCAAGATACTTCTCTGGAAATAAAGCTATTTATGAATTTTCTCCGGGAAATTGAAGAACTGGAGATTAGTAAAGAAGCACTCGGAACATTCGCCCCGCTTATGGCTGACCATATGATGAGGGAAGAATGCTACTATTTAATGAAGCTCGCTGAGTCTACGGGACTGCAAATGCCAAGCTGCGATCCAACAAAGCCAAGAATAAATGAATAGCGAAAGAAAAGCGGCTGGTTTGCCAATCAGCCGCTTTTCTTTATTTAATCTCCTAAATGAAAAATGACACTTAAGCTATTTAATTTTTAAAAGCTCAAACAAGCATAACCCCATTCTAATTTTAGGACGGGGATAGAATACAGTTGTTTAACTTTTAATATAAGATATTTCACTGGACTAAAATTTAACTCTCTGTACACTAAGCTTAAGCAGCGACATCCCGCTTTGCAAATGTGGTAAATGCCAACAACTGAAAGAGGATATAATACACGGCAAGCACAGCTAGTGAAAAACCAGGCGTCATGCCTTCCACGAGCGGCTGCCCACTTTCAAATTGCATTAAATTTGTATTGGCAAACAGTAAATATTTGGCCCATTCATATTTCATCGCAATAATCATTGTCACATTCATGCCGACAAACAACAGGAATAAAGACATGCCGATAGCAAGCGAGCTGCTGCGGAATACGGCTGAAATCATAAACGCCATGGTGGCAAGCATAAACACATCGACGGACTTTAATACATACACTTTCAACAAGTAAAGGAACATGCTTTGTTCAACGACTTTCCCGCCTTCGTAGGCCAGGTGGGCAGATTCTCCGGAAGTGCCAAACAAGACAGCGCCAATCAGCGCAGATACAAGAAAGAGCACGGATATCATAAATAAACCGAACAGCACAACTGCCAAGTATTTAGAAAACAAAATTTTTGTGCGGCTGATTGGGCGGATCAGCAATAGCTTCACTGTTCCCCATGTGTATTCACTTGCAACAATTCCTCCTGCAATGATAATCATAAATAATCCTGCAAAGCTTAATAGATCACTGTTTCCTTCGATAAAAGACAGCATGTTTGTTTTTGTATCAATAGGTACATTATGCTCAAGTCGATAATCATTTACTTTTATTTGTCCCTGTAAGTATTCCTTACGATCTTTTGACATGCCCGTATCTTCTTGTAATTCTTTTTCATAACCAGCCGTTTCCGCCTTGATTATTTGTTGCCAGTCTGGCGTCTCTTTCTGCCGGCTCTCATCATACTTTGTAAAGCCGGCAAATGTACCTGCCATGAGAATTAGCAACCCGATCATGACATAGGTGCCAGGCCGTTTAAAAATCTTAATCCACTCGTTTTGAATTAAGCGTACCATTAGCTCACCGCCCCTTGCTTTTCTGTTATTTCTAAGAACCTTTCTTCCAGTGTTTTAGACAGTTGCTTGGCTTCATATACCTTTATATTCTTTGAAACAAGCAGACTAATCACTTCTGGAATTTGTTCTTTGTTTGCTTCAATGGATAAACAGCTTTCCGATATTTTTATTTGGGCGCCTTGGAAGGAAGCGGATAGTAATTTAGCTGCTGTTTCTACATGATTTACTTCTATTGAGTAAATTTCACGTCCGTCATCTACCCAGTCATGGACTGATTGGACATTAATTAAGCGCCCCTTTTGGATAATACCAATCCTGTCACACATCATCTCCATTTCTGACAACAAGTGGCTTGATACGATAACCGCCATTCCTTCTTTCTCTGCTAAATCACGGATATACTGGCGAATCTCTTTTATACCAGCAGGGTCAAGTCCATTTGTCGGCTCATCCAGAATGAGAATTTTTGGTTTGTGGAGAAGAGATTGGGCAATACCAAGACGCTGACGCATGCCGAGCGAATATGTTTTTACTTTGTCATGGATGCGGTCACTGAGCCCGACAAGCTCAATGACTTCGTCGATTCTTTCTTTCGTTATCCCTTTTTGCATGCGGGCATATTGTTGCAAGTTTTGATAGCCGCTTAAAAACTTATACATTTCAGGGTTTTCCACGATAGCCCCAATATGGCTCACAGCTTTCTCAAAGTCTTTTTGAATGCTGTGCCCACAAATGACAATGTCTCCTTCTGTCAATTTCATCAGCCCAACAATCATCCGAATAGTTGTTGTTTTGCCGGCTCCATTCGGACCGAGAAAACCAAATACTTCCCCTCCCTGTATTGTGAAACTTAATGAATCAATGATTTTTTTCCCCTTAATGATTTTGGAAACGTTTTTTAATTCTACTAATGCAGTCATGAACTAACCCCCTATTGGTAATTCTTTTTCAGCCATTGCAATACTGACAGCCCTTCTTCTTCCCGAAGCTCCTCTACGTGGCAGCGGGCACGCACTTTTCCCTCATCTAAAATAACTGCTTCTTCCAAAACTGGCTCAATCTCTGTAATTTCATGAGTAGTGATAATAACCGTCTGTTCACCAAAATCAATAAAAGAAACGAGTCCTTTTACGATCGTGTCTCTTACCATCGGATCAAGCCCTAAAAAAGGTTCATCCAATAAAAGGACTGGAGCCTCACGTGAAAGAACAAGCAGCAGCTTCAGCCGTCCCTGCTGGCCTTTTGACAGTTTTTTCACTTTTTGATGACGCTCAAGCTGCATAAACTGAATCAGTTCTTCCGCTTTATTCATTGAGAAATCGTTATATTGAGAAGCAAAAAACTGAATCATTTGTTCCACGGTCAGTCCCGGATAAATCATTCCTTCACTCGCAAGATAAGCTACATCTTGAGCAATGTAACGATCTACCTCCCGCCCGTTAATCATTACCTCGCCTTTTGTAGGAAATACGAGACCTGCCGCCATTTTCATCATCGTTGATTTTCCACTGCCATTTGGCCCTAGAATGCCATATATTTTCCCTTTCTCAAACTGAAGGTTAATGTCATCCAAAGCTTTTCTCTTACCGTACTCTTTCGTGACATTTCGCAATTCAATCATTGCCGGCTGTCCCCTTTCCCGATAAAAATTGTTCCACTGCTTCTGCGATCTCGCCGTCTTCTACACCAATCCCTCGCATATTCTGTATAAAAGTTTCGATCATCTCCCGCTGAATCTCTACTCTTAGCTGCCTTTTCATCTCGCTTTGTTCAGTCATAAACGTTCCCTGCCCTCTCCTCGTTTCTACTACGCCCATGCGTTCCAACTCTCCATATGTTCGTTGTATTGTATTTGGATTAACACCCGACTGAATAGCCATCTCTCTTACAGATGGCAGCTTCTCACCCGGGCTGACCTCGCCACGGACAAATTGCTGAATGATCCGGTCAGCAATTTGCCGATAGATCGGTTTCGATGTTTTGAATTCTTCTGTCATGTTTTACACCTCTACTTTTCGATTGAGCAGCCAGGCAGCAGCTAAAAACAAAGCAACATGAAGGAGAATGGAAAAAATAACCGGCCATATTTGAACAGCACCGTTCTCAATAGAGAAATGCATTCCGCCTACTCCCCATGCTCTCGCACCGGATTCACCGATATTTACAGTCCAACTTTCAAACCACTTTTGAACAAATGGTACTTGCAACAGCTTTGCTGTTATCCACTGGAGAAAGACATAGACGGCAATCACAACGAGCCAGCGTAATTTCTTGAATACCGGATAGGCGTTCAGCGAATGATACACCGCCCAAAGGAACAATCCCCAAACGGCAAAATATAAGGCTCCCGCTGTAAGGGCAATATTTAGCAAAAACCCTTCCCTGTAGGGCATCTGATTCTCGGGTGTATCAATAAAGCCTTGCGGCAAAGCAATGTTCAATGAAATGAGCGCCAGAACATCTGTTAGAACTAAAGAAACAATAAAAGCAGCAACTGCCACCAAGATTTTGGAAAGCAGCAGCTTTACACCGCCTGCTCTACTATGCAGCCAATACTGCCCTTTCTCCTCCGCCCTCAGCAAGATCATTTCCGCAATCGGCAAAAGCGCCACATGAAAAAAGTAGATCATGAAGAGAAATGGAAAAACGAGAAAAAACTCTCCATAATAAACAGCAACTGCAAGGCCACAACCATATACTGCCAATACAAGAATCAGCCATAGCCAAAAATAATTTCTAATCAATAAAAAGTCTTTTCTTAACAGTCCTTGAAACATTAACGATCCCCCCGTGTATCGGTGTTCTAGTTAGATAGTACACTAGAACATTGACACTGTCAATTCCCATTTCCTGTTTTTTCTCATAAAAAAAGCCACCCTGTCTTTCTAGGGTGGCTCTCCTATTAACGATAATAAGTCAATGAGCGGAAGGAGACTTCCTTTGATTAGAAAAAACCTCTTTCTGCTCTGTATTATGCTTTTACCTACTTCTGCCTTGCTGCCGACCGTTTCTCATTTTTACTCTCTCTAGCCATAACGGTATTAGAAAGAAAGAGCTTATATTTGCTTTTCATCATTTACACGAGTAATTTTAATGTCTTTTAATAACTCTCTTACCACATAGCTGGCCATGACCAATCCGCAAACAGAAGGAACAAATGCATTAGAGGCAGGAGGCATTTTCGCTTTGCGAATCTCCGCTTGATCATTGCCAACTATCTTGCGAACATCCTCACGAATAACAATGGGACTTTCATCAGAAAATACAACCGGGATGCCTTTACGGATTCCTTCTTTTCTTAGACGAGTACGAATCACCTTAGCGATAGGGTCCGTGTGAGTCTTTGAGATATCCGTAATTTGAAAGCGCGTTGGGTCCATTTTATTAGCTGCCCCCATGCTCGAAATGATTGGAATGTTGCGTTTCAGGCATTCTTTCATTAAATGGAT is from Bacillus sp. PK3_68 and encodes:
- a CDS encoding ABC transporter ATP-binding protein, whose amino-acid sequence is MTALVELKNVSKIIKGKKIIDSLSFTIQGGEVFGFLGPNGAGKTTTIRMIVGLMKLTEGDIVICGHSIQKDFEKAVSHIGAIVENPEMYKFLSGYQNLQQYARMQKGITKERIDEVIELVGLSDRIHDKVKTYSLGMRQRLGIAQSLLHKPKILILDEPTNGLDPAGIKEIRQYIRDLAEKEGMAVIVSSHLLSEMEMMCDRIGIIQKGRLINVQSVHDWVDDGREIYSIEVNHVETAAKLLSASFQGAQIKISESCLSIEANKEQIPEVISLLVSKNIKVYEAKQLSKTLEERFLEITEKQGAVS
- a CDS encoding GntR family transcriptional regulator, which encodes MTEEFKTSKPIYRQIADRIIQQFVRGEVSPGEKLPSVREMAIQSGVNPNTIQRTYGELERMGVVETRRGQGTFMTEQSEMKRQLRVEIQREMIETFIQNMRGIGVEDGEIAEAVEQFLSGKGTAGND
- a CDS encoding DUF2935 domain-containing protein yields the protein MVKSYAETAKFEHEFWLQILGDHARFIHDSLAPTEQRDIKLAHHFIQAFDQLLESVRRGTDDLLALSRLAEGETKKLRALKLDLIRRHLIGKVSIHLSPTFISHMVNELDEYIRLLNDLKIGEVPPIYHALHHHLLWLLDAAGHAGAISDNMDQIEKKIKQKSDSFTKDFEAFYLKAVEMTGFLRTALSTFPALDRFNQDTSLEIKLFMNFLREIEELEISKEALGTFAPLMADHMMREECYYLMKLAESTGLQMPSCDPTKPRINE
- a CDS encoding ABC transporter permease, translating into MVRLIQNEWIKIFKRPGTYVMIGLLILMAGTFAGFTKYDESRQKETPDWQQIIKAETAGYEKELQEDTGMSKDRKEYLQGQIKVNDYRLEHNVPIDTKTNMLSFIEGNSDLLSFAGLFMIIIAGGIVASEYTWGTVKLLLIRPISRTKILFSKYLAVVLFGLFMISVLFLVSALIGAVLFGTSGESAHLAYEGGKVVEQSMFLYLLKVYVLKSVDVFMLATMAFMISAVFRSSSLAIGMSLFLLFVGMNVTMIIAMKYEWAKYLLFANTNLMQFESGQPLVEGMTPGFSLAVLAVYYILFQLLAFTTFAKRDVAA
- a CDS encoding ABC transporter ATP-binding protein translates to MIELRNVTKEYGKRKALDDINLQFEKGKIYGILGPNGSGKSTMMKMAAGLVFPTKGEVMINGREVDRYIAQDVAYLASEGMIYPGLTVEQMIQFFASQYNDFSMNKAEELIQFMQLERHQKVKKLSKGQQGRLKLLLVLSREAPVLLLDEPFLGLDPMVRDTIVKGLVSFIDFGEQTVIITTHEITEIEPVLEEAVILDEGKVRARCHVEELREEEGLSVLQWLKKNYQ
- a CDS encoding tRNA threonylcarbamoyladenosine dehydratase, with the translated sequence MLHQFSRNELAFGQEGLDILKNSTVAILGIGGVGSFSVEALARSGVGRLVLVDKDTIDITNVNRQLPALLSTIGQPKAEVMKQRIADINPECEVITLNMFYTEETYEEFFKYDLDFVVDASDTISYKIHLMKECLKRNIPIISSMGAANKMDPTRFQITDISKTHTDPIAKVIRTRLRKEGIRKGIPVVFSDESPIVIREDVRKIVGNDQAEIRKAKMPPASNAFVPSVCGLVMASYVVRELLKDIKITRVNDEKQI